A stretch of the Notamacropus eugenii isolate mMacEug1 chromosome 2, mMacEug1.pri_v2, whole genome shotgun sequence genome encodes the following:
- the SPTBN2 gene encoding spectrin beta chain, non-erythrocytic 2 isoform X1, producing the protein MNGNGLVGNGFNGAGEPHCEALEGTQRPGSPLLSPAAFVNSAQYASVLEGRFKQLQDEREAVQKKTFTKWVNSHLARVTCRVGDLYSDLRDGRNLLRLLEVLSGETLPKPTKGRMRIHCLENVDKALQFLKEQKVHLENMGSHDIVDGNHRLTLGLVWTIILRFQIQDISVETEDNKEKKSAKDALLLWCQMKTAGYPNVNVHNFTTSWRDGLAFNAIVHKHRPDLLEFESLRKCNAHYNLQNVFNLAEKELGLTKLLDPEDVNVDQPDEKSIITYVATYYHYFSKMKALAVEGKRIGKVLDYALEAERLVEKYESLASELLQWIEQTIVTLNDRQLANSLSGVQNQLQSFNSYRTVEKPPKFTEKGNLEVLLFTIQSKLRANNQKVYAPREGRLVSDINKAWERLEKAEHERELALRTELIRQEKLEQLAARFDRKAAMRETWLSENQRLVAQDNFGLELAAVEAAVRKHEAIETDIVAYSRRVQAVDAVAAELAAERYHDIKRVAARQHNVARLWDFLRQMVAARRERLLINLELQKVFQDLFYLMDWMEEMRGRLQSQDLGKHLAGVEDLLQLHELVEADIAVQAERVRAVSASALRFSDTGAAYKPCDPQLVSQRVDALQQSYEGLCELAATRRAQLEESRRLWRFLWEVGEAEAWIREQQHLLASAEPGRDLTGVLRLLSKHAALRDEMSGRLGPLRLTLEQGHQLVAEGHPGAKQAAARGAELQAQWERLEALAEGRAQDLAQASSLYQFQAEAHDMETWLVDALRLVSSPELGHDEFSTQALAKQHRALEEEMRSHRAALDALKEQAAALPSAVAHNPEVQGWLPALERRYQELQARAGERARALEAALAHYTMLSEASACGLWVDEKEQWLNGLALPERLEDLEVVQQRFETLEPEMNALAARVTAVNSIAQQLLEAEPPGRDSILATQKQLNHRWQQFRTLADGKKAALTSALSIQNYHLECTETQAWMREKIKVIESTQGLGNDLAGVLALQRKLAGTERDLEAIGTRVGTLAQEAHALAADHPTQAPAIEARLHEVQDGWEGLRATMRRREESLGEARRLQDFLRSLDDFQAWLGRTQTSVASEEGPATLPEAEALLAQHAALRDEVERAKGEYSRLRAVGEEVTRDQADPQCLFLRQRLEALGTGWEELGRMWESRQARLAQAHGLQGFLRDARQAEGVLSSQEYVLSHTEMPGTLQAADAAIKKLEDFMSTMDANGERIRGLLEAGHQLVAGGNIHAEKIKEKADSIEKRHSKNQEAAKQLLRRLRDNRERQHFLQECHELTLWIDEKMLTAQDVSYDEARNLHTKWQKHQAFMAELAANKDWLDKIDREGQVLTSEKPELKPLVGEKLKALHQRWEELENTTQAKARSLFDANRAELFSQSCSALESWLGTLQAQLHSDDYGKDLTSVNILLKKQQMLEREMAVREKEVEAIQAQAKALAQEEHGAGEVERTSRAVEEKFRALYKPLKERCNHLLASREQHQFHRDVEDEILWVTERLPMASSTEHGKDLPSVQLLMKKNQTLQKEVQGHEPRIADLRERQQALGAAAGPDLAARVAELQELWRRLGQELEQRGARLQDALRAQQFYRDAAEAEAWMGEQELHMMGQEKAKDELSAQAEVKKHQVLEQALADYAHTVHQLAASSQDMIDSHHPESDRLTIRQAQVEKLYASLKELAVERRGRLLEHQRLCQLRRDLDDLEQWIQEREVVAASHELGQDYEHVTMLRDKFREFSRDTSTIGQERVDSANALADGLIAGGHAARATVAEWKDGLNEAWADLLELLDTRGQVLAAAHELQRFLHGARQALARIQHKQQQLPDGAGRDLNSAEALQRRHCAYEHDIQALSAQVQQVQDDGHRLQKAYAGEKAEEIGRHMQAVAEAWAQLQASSAGRRQLLLDTGDKFRFLQAVRELMLWMDGVNLQMDAQERPRDVSSADLMIKHHQSIKAEIEARADRFSSCILLGQELLAKNHYASEEISEKLSQLQARRQETSDKWQEKVNWLQLVLEVLVFGRDAGVAEAWLCSQEPLVRSAELGCTVDEVESLIKRHEAFQKAAASWEERFSALEKLTTLEEKEQLQRRQREQEEEEKRRKKEPPASVCPAVPPHRDHVDGQPAPEASQIGTHPRLPSSGEPVAVNGVCTDSESSQPPSEPQRLDQSSSLEGPVSGAGEAANGPRGERQSRVRGPAPSPMPQGRASESAYAATLPSRGPELSAQEQMEGLLNRKQEMETFGKKAANRSWQTVYCVLRRSTLGFYKDARAANIGLPYHGEVPVSLARAQGSVALDYRKRKHVFKLGLQDGKEYLFQAKDEAEMSSWLRVVNAAIAAASPASTEPEEPVVPSASRGMTRAMTMPPVSPASVEGPVVMRSKEGKERDREKRFSFFKKSK; encoded by the exons ATGAATGGGAACGGGCTCGTGGGGAACGGTTTCAATGGGGCAGGGGAGCCCCACTGTGAGGCCCTGGAGGGGACTCAGCGCCCAGGGAGCCCCCTGCTCTCCCCTGCTGCCTTCGTTAACTCTGCCCAGTATGCCAGCGTATTGGAAGGACGGTTCAAACAGCTTCAAG ATGAGCGAGAGGCTGTGCAGAAGAAAACTTTCACCAAATGGGTAAACTCCCATTTGGCAAGAGTCACGTGCCGTGTGGGAGACCTGTACAGCGATCTACGGGATGGACGCAATCTGCTGAGGTTGCTTGAGGTGCTTTCTGGAGAGACGTTG CCCAAACCCACCAAAGGGCGCATGCGCATCCACTGCCTGGAGAATGTGGACAAGGCCTTACAGTTCCTGAAGGAGCAGAAGGTGCATTTGGAGAACATGGGCTCCCATGACATTGTGGACGGGAACCACCGCTTGACCCTCGGCTTGGTCTGGACCATCATCTTACGATTCCAG ATTCAGGACATCAGTGTGGAGACAGAAGACAACAAGGAGAAGAAGTCAGCCAAGGATGCCCTATTACTGTGGTGCCAGATGAAGACGGCAGG GTACCCCAATGTCAATGTGCACAACTTTACTACCAGCTGGAGGGATGGGCTGGCCTTCAATGCCATTGTGCACAAACACCG GCCAGACCTGTTGGAGTTTGAGTCTCTGAGAAAGTGTAACGCCCACTACAACCTCCAGAATGTCTTCAACCTAGCCGAGAAGGAACTGGGCCTCACCAAGCTGCTAGACCCAGAAG ATGTGAACGTGGACCAGCCTGATGAAAAGTCCATCATTACCTACGTGGCCACGTACTACCACTACTTCTCCAAGATGAAGGCCCTTGCCGTGGAAGGCAAGCGGATTGGTAAG GTGCTGGACTATGCCTTGGAAGCTGAGAGGTTAGTGGAGAAATATGAGTCTTTGGCCTCTGAGCTGCTCCAGTGGATTGAGCAGACCATTGTGACCCTCAATGACCGGCAGCTTGCCAACTCCCTGAGTGGCGTGCAGAACCAGTTACAGTCTTTCAACTCCTACCGTACTGTGGAGAAGCCACCCAA GTTCACTGAGAAAGGGAACCTAGAGGTACTGCTCTTCACCATCCAAAGCAAACTCCGTGCCAACAACCAGAAGGTGTATGCCCCGCGAGAGGGCCGGCTTGTCTCAGACATCAACAAG GCTTGGGAACGCCTGGAGAAAGCAGAACATGAGCGGGAGCTGGCACTGCGCACTGAGCTTATCCGCCAGGAAAAGCTGGAACAGCTGGCCGCCCGCTTTGACCGCAAGGCCGCCATGCGGGAGACCTGGCTTAGTGAAAATCAGCGCCTTGTGGCCCAG GATAATTTTGGTCTCGAGCTGGCAGCTGTGGAGGCCGCAGTACGGAAACACGAGGCCATTGAGACTGACATCGTGGCCTACAGCAGGCGCGTGCAAGCTGTGGATGCTGTGGCTGCAGAGCTGGCCGCGGAGCGCTACCATGACATTAAGCGGGTGGCGGCTCGACAGCACAATGTGGCTCGGCTGTGGGACTTCCTGCGGCAGATGGTGGCAGCACGGCGCGAGCGGCTGCTCATCAACCTTGAACTACAGAAGGTCTTCCAAGACCTATTCTATCTCATGGATTGGATGGAGGAAATGAGG GGCCGGCTGCAGTCTCAGGACCTGGGCAAGCACTTAGCCGGGGTGGAAGATTTGCTCCAGCTGCATGAGCTGGTGGAAGCTGACATCGCTGTGCAGGCTGAGCGGGTCCGGGCAGTCAGTGCCTCAGCACTTCGGTTCAGTGACACTGGGGCAG cTTATAAGCCGTGTGACCCCCAGCTTGTGTCCCAGCGTGTGGATGCCCTTCAGCAGAGCTATGAGGGTCTCTGTGAGCTGGCAGCCACACGGCGGGCCCAGCTGGAGGAGTCCCGCCGCCTCTGGCGCTTCCTCTGGGAAGTGGGAGAGGCAGAGGCCTGGATCCGGGAGCAGCAGCACCTCCTGGCATCGGCTGAGCCTGGCCGCGACCTCACTGGCGTCCTGCGGCTGCTCAGCAAGCATGCGGCCCTCCGAGATGAAATGAGCGGCCGCCTGGGACCACTGAGACTCACACTGGAGCAGGGTCATCAGCTGGTTGCAGAAGGTCATCCGGGAGCAAAGCAGGCAGCTGCACGTGGAGCCGAGCTGCAGGCGCAGTGGGAGCGCCTCGAAGCCCTGGCAGAAGGGCGGGCCCAGGATCTGGCCCAGGCTTCCAGCCTCTACCAGTTCCAGGCAGAGGCTCATGACATGGAGACATGGCTGGTGGATGCCCTGCGCCTGGTGTCCAGTCCAGAGTTGGGCCACGACGAGTTCTCCACCCAGGCCTTAGCCAAGCAACACCGGGCCCTGGAGGAGGAGATGCGGAGCCACCGGGCTGCCTTGGATGCACTGAAGGAACAGGCCGCAGCCTTGCCATCTGCTGTGGCCCACAACCCTGAGGTGCAGGGCTGGCTGCCCGCACTGGAGCGCCGCTACCAGGAGCTGCAGGCGCGAGCTGGTGAGCGGGCCCGGGCCCTGGAAGCCGCCCTTGCACACTACACCATGCTCAGCGAGGCGAGCGCTTGTGGGCTCTGGGTGGACGAGAAGGAGCAGTGGCTCAATGGGCTAGCTTTACCTGAGCGTCTGGAGGACCTGGAGGTTGTGCAGCAGCG GTTTGAGACTCTGGAGCCTGAAATGAATGCCCTAGCTGCCCGTGTCACTGCAGTCAATAGCATTGCCCAGCAGCTGCTGGAGGCTGAGCCTCCTGGCAGGGATAGCATCCTTGCCACCCAGAAGCAACTCAACCACAG GTGGCAGCAATTCCGGACCCTCGCAGATGGAAAGAAGGCAGCCCTGACCTCCGCCCTGAGCATCCAGAACTACCACCTCGAGTGCACAGAGACCCAGGCCTGGATGAGGGAGAAGATCAAAGTGATTGAGTCCACCCAGGGCCTGGGCAATGACCTGGCTGGAGTGCTGGCCCTTCAGCGCAAGCTGGCTGGCACAGAACGGGACCTGGAGGCCATCGGAACCCGAGTGGGAACCCTTGCCCAGGAGGCGCACGCCCTGGCCGCTGACCACCCCACACAGGCCCCTGCCATCGAGGCCCGGCTCCATGAGGTCCAGGATGGCTGGGAGGGCCTGCGTGCCACCATGCGTCGTAGGGAGGAGTCACTGGGTGAGGCCCGGCGACTGCAAGACTTTCTTCGAAGCTTGGATGACTTCCAGGCGTGGCTGGGCCGCACCCAGACATCTGTGGCCTCTGAAGAAGGACCAGCCACCCTTCCTGAGGCAGAGGCACTCCTGGCCCAACACGCAGCCCTGCGGGACGAGGTGGAGCGAGCCAAGGGCGAGTACAGCCGGCTTCGAGCTGTGGGTGAAGAGGTGACCCGCGACCAGGCTGATCCCCAGTGTCTCTTCCTGAGGCAGCGCCTGGAGGCTTTGGGGACTGGCTGGGAGGAACTGGGCCGTATGTGGGAGAGCCGCCAGGCCCGGCTGGCCCAAGCCCACGGCTTGCAAGGGTTTCTGCGGGACGCTCGGCAGGCTGAGGGTGTGCTCAGCAGCCAG GAGTATGTGCTGTCGCACACGGAGATGCCAGGAACCCTTCAAGCTGCTGATGCTGCCATCAAAAAGCTGGAGGATTTCATGAGCACTATGGATGCCAACGGGGAGCGAATCCGGGGGCTCCTGGAAGCAGGGCATCAGCTGGTGGCAGGTGGCAACATCCACGCAGAGAAGATCAAGGAGAAGGCAGACTCCATTGAGAAGAG GCACAGCAAGAATCAGGAGGCCGCCAAGCAGCTTCTCCGTCGTCTGCGGGACAACCGAGAGCGTCAGCACTTCTTACAGGAGTGCCATGAG CTAACACTCTGGATTGATGAGAAGATGCTGACAGCCCAAGATGTGTCCTATGACGAGGCGCGAAACTTGCACACCAAGTGGCAGAAACATCAGGCATTCATGGCAGAGTTGGCAGCGAACAAAGATTGGCTGGACAAGATTGACCGG GAAGGGCAGGTACTGACATCGGAGAAGCCTGAGCTGAAGCCCCTGGTAGGGGAGAAACTGAAGGCCCTCCACCAGCGATGGGAAGAGCTCGAAAATACCACCCAGGCCAAGGCCCGGAGCCTCTTCGATGCCAACCGAGCAGAGCTGTTTTCCCAGAGTTGCTCAGCCCTGGAGAGCTGGCTGGGCACCCTGCAGGCCCAGCTGCACTCAGACGACTATGGCAAAGACCTGACCAGTGTCAATATCCTCCTGAAGAAGCAGCAG ATGCTGGAACGGGAAATGGCTGTCCGGGAAAAGGAGGTGGAGGCCATCCAGGCTCAGGCCAAGGCGCTGGCCCAGGAGGAGCATGGGGCCGGAGAGGTGGAGAGGACCTCCCGAGCCGTGGAGGAGAAGTTCCGGGCCCTGTACAAGCCCCTGAAGGAGCGCTGCAACCACCTGCTGGCCTCCCGTGAGCAGCACCAATTCCATCGTGATGTGGAAGATGAGATT CTGTGGGTGACCGAGCGGCTGCCGATGGCCAGCTCCACAGAGCATGGCAAGGACCTGCCCAGTGTCCAGCTGCTCATGAAGAAGAACCAG ACTTTGCAGAAGGAGGTCCAGGGCCACGAGCCCCGCATTGCAGATCTGCGGGAGCGGCAGCAGGCTCTAGGGGCAGCTGCGGGGCCAGACCTGGCAGCCCGCGTGGCGGAGCTCCAGGAGCTGTGGAGGCGCCTGGGCCAGGAACTGGAGCAGCGCGGAGCTCGCCTTCAGGACGCGCTCAGAGCCCAGCAGTTCTATCGAGATGCTGCAGAGGCTGAGGCCTGGATGGGTGAGCAGGAGCTACACATGATGGGCCAAGAGAAGGCCAAG GATGAGCTAAGTGCTCAAGCAGAGGTCAAGAAGCACCAGGTCCTGGAGCAAGCCCTGGCAGACTATGCGCACACCGTCCACCAGCTGGCTGCCAGCAGCCAGGACATGATTGACAGCCACCATCCAGAGAG TGATCGGCTGACAATACGCCAAGCTCAGGTGGAGAAGCTGTATGCCAGTCTGAAAGAGCTGGCTGTGGAGAGGCGTGGACGGCTACTTGAACACCAGCGGCTGTGCCAGCTGCGGCGGGACCTGGACGACCTGGAGCAGTGGATCCAGGAACGGGAGGTGGTAGCTGCTTCCCATGAGCTGGGCCAGGACTATGAGCACGTCACG ATGTTGCGGGACAAGTTCCGAGAGTTCTCCCGAGACACCAGCACCATTGGTCAGGAGCGGGTGGACAGCGCCAATGCCCTGGCTGACGGGCTGATTGCTGGAGGCCACGCTGCCCGGGCGACAGTGGCCGAGTGGAAAGATGGGCTCAATGAGGCCTGGGCTGACCTCCTGGAATTACTGGACACCCGGGGCCAGGTCTTGGCTGCTGCCCATGAGCTCCAGCGCTTCCTCCATGGGGCGCGGCAGGCCTTGGCGCGGATTCAGCACAAGCAGCAGCAGCTGCCTGATGGAGCTGGCCGAGACTTGAATTCTGCCGAGGCCTTACAGCGCAGACACTGTGCCTACGAGCATGACATCCAGGCTTTGAGTGCCCAG GTACAGCAGGTGCAGGATGATGGTCACCGCCTACAGAAGGCCTATGCAGGTGAGAAGGCAGAGGAGATCGGCCGCCACATGCAGGCAGTGGCCGAGGCCTGGGCCCAGTTACAAGCTAGCTCAGCCGGACGACGCCAGCTGCTGCTGGACACCGGGGACAAGTTCCGCTTCCTGCAGGCTGTCCGTGAGCTCATGCTCTGGATGGATGGGGTGAACCTGCAGATGGATGCCCAGGAGCGTCCCCG GGATGTGTCCTCTGCTGACCTGATGATCAAACATCACCAGAGCATCAAAGCCGAGATCGAGGCCCGAGCTGACCGCTTCTCCTCCTGCATCCTCCTAGGCCAGGAGCTGCTGGCCAAGAACCACTATGCATCTGAGGAG ATCTCAGAGAAGCTGTCACAGCTGCAGGCAAGGCGCCAGGAGACATCCGACAAGTGGCAGGAGAAGGTGAACTGGCTTCAGCTCG TTCTGGAAGTGCTGGTGTTTGGCCGAGATGCTGGTGTGGCTGAGGCCTGGCTTTGCAGCCAGGAGCCCCTGGTGCGAAGTGCTGAGCTGGGGTGCACCGTGGATGAGGTAGAGAGCCTCATCAAGAGACATGAGGCTTTCCAGAAAGCAGCAGCCTCCTGGGAGGAGCGCTTCAGTGCTCTGGAAAAGCTCACCACG TTAGAGGAGAAGGAGCAGTTGCAGCGGCGTCAgcgggagcaggaggaggaggaaaagcgGAGGAAAAAGGAGCCTCCAGCCTCAGTTTGCCCAGCAGTGCCTCCCCACAGGGATCATGTAGATGGCCAGCCAGCCCCTGAGGCCTCACAGATTGG GACCCACCCCCGGCTGCCATCCTCAGGGGAGCCGGTCGCGGTCAATGGTGTCTGCACCGACTCAGAGTCCTCCCAG CCCCCGTCAGAACCACAAAGACTGGACCAGAGCAGCTCCTTGGAAGGCCCT GTCTCTGGGGCAGGGGAAGCAGCCAATGGACCCcggggagagagacagagtcgGGTTCGAGGCCCTGCCCCTTCACCAATGCCCCAGGGCAGGGCATCTGAATCAGCCTATGCTGCCACGCTGCCCTCTCGTGGCCCTGAGCTCTCTGCCCAGGAGCAGATGGAGGGCCTGCTCAACCGAAAACAGGAGATGGAGACCTTTGGCAAGAAGGCAGCCAACAG GTCATGGCAGACTGTGTATTGTGTCCTGCGCCGTAGCACCCTCGGCTTCTATAAGGATGCCCGAGCCGCCAATATCGGGCTGCCCTACCATGGAGAGGTGCCAGTCAGCCTGGCCAGAGCGCAGGGCAGCGTGGCCCTGGACTACCGGAAACGCAAGCATGTCTTCAAGCTGGG TTTACAAGATGGCAAGGAGTATTTATTCCAGGCCAAGGATGAG GCAGAGATGAGCTCGTGGCTCAGAGTAGTGAATGCTGCCATCGCTGCGGCCTCTCCAGCCTCCACAGAACCCGAGGAGCCAGTGGTGCCCAGTGCTTCCCGGGGCATGACTCGAGCCATGACCATGCCCCCGGTGTCCCCCGCCAGTGTGGAGGGGCCCGTCGTCATGCGTAGCAAGGAGGGCAAGGAAAGGGATCGAGAAAAACGCTTCAGCTTCTTCAAGAAGAGCAAATAG